In Penaeus monodon isolate SGIC_2016 chromosome 41, NSTDA_Pmon_1, whole genome shotgun sequence, a single genomic region encodes these proteins:
- the LOC119598242 gene encoding uncharacterized protein LOC119598242 encodes MEFHKKNKTVISYILILTALFFIPPATSLPGVLEAGSRKWFYGSEDTGQPYLATEELNMTAILDYTVSLPCRVFNLRDRTVSWIRSRDLTVLAVDRLTVTTDSRIKVSHVEESEDWILEIRGVTKRDQGTYECQVNTHPKISTKIHLKVLPQQDHTSILDIPISDTGVVNDHEDESGVGHELRVRVLGQRRLLVAEGALLQLVCEATGRQLAQRRHEAPLVTWTLDRFPVTSQWPQDKVLVRESWAGMSLESELQVTGVAYGDGGVYACNIPGASPDRVTVTIVPTHTVGVTSKLADSDFEEEEKETEDDTGSAASASRAAVLSGAIILVLLLIQAALCVFYIKKI; translated from the exons gAGTGCTGGAAGCGGGTTCCCGGAAATGGTTCTACGGCTCGGAGGACACGGGTCAGCCCTATCTGGCGACGGAGGAACTGAACATGACCGCCATCTTGGATTACACTGTCTCCTTGCCCTGCCGTGTCTTCAATCTCAGGGACAGGACG GTATCATGGATTCGCTCCCGAGACCTGACAGTACTGGCCGTGGATAGACTCACCGTTACAACAGATTCTAGGATTAAA GTGAGCCACGTCGAGGAGAGCGAGGACTGGATTCTGGAAATCAGGGGAGTGACCAAACGCGACCAAGGAACCTACGAGTGCCAGGTCAACACGCACCCCAAGATCTCCACGAAGATTCATCTCAAGGTGTTGCCGCAGCAAG ATCACACATCTATCCTTGATATTCCGATTTCTGACACCGGTGTTGTAAACGACCACGAAG ACGAGTCAGGCGTCGGGCACGAGCTGCGCGTGCGCGTGCTCGGGCAGCGTCGGTTGCTCGTGGCAGAGGGCGCGCTTCTGCAGTTGGTGTGCGAGGCGACGGGGCGCCAACTGGCTCAACGACGTCACGAAGCGCCGCTCGTCACCTGGACGCTCGACAGGTTCCCCGTCACGTCGCAGTGGCCGCAGGACAAG gTGTTGGTGAGAGAATCATGGGCAGGCATGAGCCTCGAGTCCGAACTGCAAGTCACGGGCGTAGCATACGGAGACGGAGGGGTATACGCCTGCAACATCCCCGGAGCATCGCCAGACCGCGTCACCGTGACCATAGTACCCACAC ACACAGTGGGAGTAACATCCAAGTTAGCCGACTCAGAttttgaggaagaagaaaaagaaactgaagaCGACACAGGGTCAGCGGCATCAGCAAGCCGGGCGGCAGTACTTAGCGGGGCTATAATTCTCGTCCTCCTGCTTATTCAGGCAGCCCTTTGCGTCTTCTACATCAAGAAAATTTGA